One Brassica oleracea var. oleracea cultivar TO1000 chromosome C7, BOL, whole genome shotgun sequence genomic window carries:
- the LOC106302624 gene encoding zinc finger BED domain-containing protein RICESLEEPER 2-like: MECGLEKKVFSITLDNATNNDSMQRNLKEKLQMISGSGLLRDGKFLHIRCCDLIVKEGLELAKGLRHNIRESVRYMKASQKRIQVFAACVERVRIGSGAGLSLDVPTRWNSTYEMLVRALKFRKAFKNLEVVDINYHSLPSENEWNCGEQISELLKPFSIITTHFSGSKYPTSCVYFTKIWRIELLLKNFASCDDYDLRQMAKDMQFKFTKYWEEYNIILAMGAILDPRMKLDVLERVDPATSSLKTEVLRTNLTDIYKEYQDRTRGSSSGASSAPNPHDLVTESPLEDDLDNVNS; encoded by the coding sequence ATGGAATGTGGTTTAGAGAAGAAGGTGTTCTCTATTACCTTGGACAATGCTACTAACAATGATAGTATGCAGAGAAACCTCAAGGAAAAGCTTCAGATGATTAGTGGTTCTGGCTTGTTACGTGATGGCAAGTTTTTGCATATAAGATGTTGTGATTTGATAGTAAAAGAAGGCTTAGAATTAGCAAAGGGTCTCCGGCATAACATCAGGGAAAGTGTTAGATACATGAAAGCATCTCAGAAAAGAATTCAAGTATTTGCAGCATGTGTAGAGCGAGTGAGGATTGGAAGTGGAGCTGGTTTATCACTAGATGTTCCTACTAGATGGAATTCGACGTATGAAATGCTAGTTAGGGCATTGAAGTTCAGGAAAGCATTTAAAAACTTGGAGGTTGTTGACATAAACTACCATTCATTACCTTCTGAAAATGAGTGGAATTGTGGAGAACAAATAAGTGAGTTGCTGAAACCTTTCAGTATTATTACTACTCATTTTTCAGGATCTAAGTATCCCACATCATGTGTGTACTTCACTAAAATTTGGAGGATTGAGCTACTGCTGAAAAATTTTGCGAGTTGTGATGATTATGATCTGAGGCAAATGGCTAAAGATATGCAATTTAAGTTTACTAAGTACTGGGAGGAATACAACATCATTTTGGCTATGGGAGCAATCTTAGATCCAAGAATGAAGTTGGATGTGCTTGAGAGAGTGGATCCTGCTACTTCTAGCTTAAAAACTGAAGTACTTAGGACTAACTTGACTGATATTTATAAGGAATATCAGGATAGGACCCGAGGCAGTTCTTCAGGTGCTTCATCTGCTCCAAATCCACATGATCTAGTTACTGAATCTCCTCTTGAAGATGATTTAGACAATGTAAATTCTTAG
- the LOC106302626 gene encoding uncharacterized protein LOC106302626, producing MRKDHYPDFLFLMETKQKDSYMIGLQKTLGYDRMFTVSPEGLSRGLAVLWKDCYKVEILPSDKRLIDMSVEMGSLFFFLSCIYGDPVRDRRQLVWDKLVNIGLTRDRAWALIGDFNELLDNSEKLGRAFRNDSTFWDFRNMVENCKIKEVRSTGNSLSWVGWRDNVWVECRLDRSFGNDEWFQLFPRSNVNYMEMWPSDHRPLLLKFVLEPHVRGRGHFYFDKRMVGNAGFEDAVRRGWDGGTGDNSSIMDHLSSCRKELSWWKRSSELNFKTRIQRLNQELEKEIAKIRPSARSMRRLRVQIAQAHRDEERYWRKRSREQWLREGAKGDIAVGYFRDLFMSSNSLDLESLFKGFQGKVTEDMNVTLTKEFTPEEIKRAAFSIRVAVHLEKMGSLGVISDNIIVAHEMVHGLRTNNSVNEKFMAIKTDMSKACDRVEWNFL from the exons ATGCGTAAAGACCATTATCCGGATTTCTTGTTTCTCATGGAGACTAAACAAAAAGATAGTTACATGATCGGTTTACAAAAAACTCTTGGTTACGATAGGATGTTTACTGTTTCGCCTGAAGGTTTGAGTAGAGGCTTAGCAGTGTTGTGGAAAGATTGTTACAAGGTAGAGATCTTGCCTTCAGATAAAAGGCTCATTGATATGAGTGTGGAGATGGGATCATTGTTCTTCTTCTTGTCTTGTATCTATGGAGACCCAGTTAGAGACAGGAGGCAGCTGGTGTGGGATAAGCTAGTGAATATTGGCTTAACAAGAGATCGTGCGTGGGCACTGATCGGTGACTTCAATGAATTACTAGATAATTCAGAGAAGTTAGGTAGAGCGTTTAGAAATGACTCTACGTTTTGGGATTTTAGGAATATGGTTGAAAACTGCAAGATCAAGGAAGTGAGGTCAACTGGGAACTCTCTCTCTTGGGTTGGCTGGCGAGATAATGTTTGGGTTGAGTGCAGACTGGACCGCAGTTTTGGGAATGATGAATGGTTTCAGTTGTTTCCTCGATCCAACGTAAACTATATGGAGATGTGGCCATCAGACCACAGGCCTCTGCTTTTGAAGTTTGTATTGGAACCTCATGTTCGTGGTCGGGGTCATTTCTACTTCGATAAGAGGATGGTGGGGAATGCTGGTTTTGAGGATGCAGTTCGACGAGGTTGGGATGGAGGCACTGGTGACAATTCGTCTATCATGGACCACTTATCGAGTTGTAGAAAAGAGCTCTCATGGTGGAAGAGATCCTCAGAGCTTAATTTTAAAACTCGTATTCAAAGGCTGAACCAAGAGCTTGAGAAGGAGATTGCAAAGATAAGACCAAGTGCTCGCTCTATGCGTCGGCTACGAGTACAAATTGCTCAAGCTCACCGAGACGAAGAGAGATACTGGAGAAAGAGGAGTAGGGAACAATGGTTGAGAGAAG GAGCTAAAGGCGACATAGCTGTTGGGTATTTCCGAGATTTATTCATGAGCTCAAACTCGTTGGACCTTGAGTCTCTGTTTAAAGGTTTCCAGGGCAAGGTAACTGAGGATATGAACGTAACGCTCACTAAGGAGTTTACACCAGAAGAGATAAAGAGAGCAGCATTTTCGATCAGGGTAGCAGTGCACCTGGAGAAGATGGGATCACTGGG GGTTATCTCTGACAACATCATTGTGGCGCATGAGATGGTTCATGGTCTACGCACTAACAACTCGGTGAATGAGAAGTTTATGGCTATTAAAACTGATATGTCAAAAGCTTGTGATCGAGTTGAGTGGAACTTCTTATAG
- the LOC106301873 gene encoding uncharacterized protein LOC106301873, giving the protein MPRPGARPYECVKRAWHSDRHQPIRGSIIRQIFRLAMEAHSAGTRKNKEWQEKLPVVVLKAEEIMYSKANSEEEYTDADTLWNRVNDAIDTIIRRDETTETGPLLPPCVEAALNLGCIAVRASRSQRHSNIRTYLAPKIQQPVSASANDPQYHHDYHHQAQRSTKPSHTVQAAIPVDVSDNSNSRVAPPPPRGYPFLHESMPMQQKPLARKLGTTTAPSPSPAPVNLGSVYPLYYGGNDQVDMSLRVPETPIIIGMPIGIKAPEETTERLCDLSLRLGMSSEQPPSTRIDAGSSRAYRGRHQQELCLFSEVKKKDDMFDWFSN; this is encoded by the exons ATGCCTCGGCCAGGTGCTAGACCTTACGAGTGCGTGAAACGAGCTTGGCATAGCGATCGTCACCAACCAATTCGAGGTTCCATCATCCGCCAGATCTTCAG ACTCGCCATGGAAGCTCACAGTGCGGGCACGAGGAAGAACAAAGAGTGGCAGGAGAAGTTGCCTGTTGTCGTCTTGAAAGCCGAGGAAATCATGTACTCTAAAGCCAACTCCGAG GAAGAGTATACAGATGCTGATACTCTGTGGAATAGAGTCAATGATGCTATCGACACCATTATTAGACGAGATGAAACCACTGAAACTGGCCCTCTTTTGCCTCCTTGTGTTGAAG CTGCTCTTAACCTTGGTTGCATTGCTGTAAGAGCTTCTAGAAGCCAACGACATAGTAATATAAGGACTTACCTCGCTCCAAAGATCCAACAACCGGTTTCTGCTTCCGCTAATGACCCGCAATACCATCATGATTATCATCATCAAGCTCAAAGATCGACCAAACCAAGCCATACTGTTCAAGCGGCAATCCCTGTGGATGTTTCTGATAACAGCAACAGCCGTGTTGCTCCTCCACCTCCTCGCGGTTACCCGTTTCTACATGAATCCATGCCGATGCAGCAAAAGCCATTGGCTAGAAAACTAGGGACTACCACTGCTCCATCTCCATCTCCAGCTCCAGTCAACTTGGGTTCAGTCTATCCTTTGTATTACGGAGGTAATGATCAAGTGGACATGTCTTTAAGAGTCCCTGAAACCCCCATAATCATTGGCATGCCTATTGGTATAAAGGCCCCGGAAGAAACAACAGAGAGGCTCTGCGATTTATCACTGAGGCTTGGTATGTCTTCAGAACAACCACCCTCTACAAGAATAGATGCCGGGTCTAGTCGAGCTTACCGAGGAAGGCACCAACAAGAGTTATGTTTATTCTCTGAGGTGAAGAAGAAAGATGATATGTTTGATTGGTTTTCAAATTAA